A DNA window from Hordeum vulgare subsp. vulgare chromosome 1H, MorexV3_pseudomolecules_assembly, whole genome shotgun sequence contains the following coding sequences:
- the LOC123444757 gene encoding DNA replication licensing factor MCM3 homolog 3 produces MDVNEEAMAANKRAFLDFLDQDVGKGVYMQAVRDMVQSKRHRLTIGMDDLRNHNLDLARRVIRNPGDFMQPASDAVTEVARNLDPKFLKEGERVLVGFTGPFGFHRVTPRDLMSSFIGTMVCVEGIVTKCSLVRPKVVKSVHYCPATAAFMSREYRDITSFVGLPTGSVYPTRDENGNLLVTEYGMCQYKDHQTLSMQEVPENAAPGQLPRTVDVIVEDDLVDCCKPGDRVSIVGLYKALPGKSKGSVSGVFRTVLIANNVSLLNKEANAPVYTREDLKRMKEISRRNDTFDLLGNSLAPSIYGHIWIKKAVVLLMLGGVEKNLKNGTHLRGDINMMMVGDPSVAKSQLLRAVMNIAPLAISTTGRGSSGVGLTAAVTSDQETGERRLEAGAMVLADRGVVCIDEFDKMNDQDRVAIHEVMEQQTVTIAKAGIHASLNARCSVIAAANPIYGSYDRSITPTKNIGLPDSLLSRFDLLFIVLDQMDAEIDRQISEHVARMHRYCADDGGARSFDKEGYAEEDGDANAAIFVKYDRMLHGQDRRRGKKAKQDRLTIKFLKKYIHYAKNLIQPRLTDEASDHIATTYAELRDGSANAKSGGGTLPITARTLETIIRLSTAHAKMKLRHEVLKIDVEAALQVLNFAIFHKELTDMEDREQRETEKQQDAGAGGDNVDGPGGASGGNADVHGSSGNDPMDVDGGSGNASNDQDVSSQRMEAFEAILGQHVLANHVDQMSIDEVEQTVNRDAAVAYTRGQVEFILERMQDANRIMIRDGIVRII; encoded by the exons atGGACGtcaacgaggaggccatggcggcgaACAAGCGCGCCTTCCTCGACTTCCTCGACCAAGAC GTCGGGAAGGGGGTGTACATGCAGGCCGTGCGCGACATGGTGCAGAGCAAGCGCCACCGGCTCACCATCGGCATGGACGACCTCCGCAACCACAACCTCGACCTCGCCCGCAG GGTGATACGGAACCCCGGGGATTTCATGCAGCCGGCCTCGGACGCCGTGACGGAGGTGGCCAGGAACCTGGATCCCAAGTTCCTCAAGGAAGGGGAGCGCGTGCTGGTGGGGTTCACCGGCCCGTTCGGCTTCCACAGGGTCACGCCCAGGGACCTCATGTCCTCCTTCATCGGGACCATGGTCTGCGTCGAGGGCATCGTCACCAAAT GCTCGTTGGTGAGGCCGAAGGTTGTTAAGAGTGTGCACTACTGCCCTGCTACCGCGGCTTTTATGTCTCGTGAATACAGGGACATCACATCTTTTGTAGGCTTACCTACTGGTTCAGTTTATCCAACAAGG GATGAAAATGGCAACTTGTTGGTCACCGAGTATGGGATGTGTCAATATAAGGATCACCAGACATTGTCCATGCAAGAGGTGCCTGAAAATGCTGCCCCAGGACAGCTCCCAAGAACTGTGGATGTTATTGTAGAAGATGATCTTGTAGATTGTTGCAAGCCAGGTGATCGTGTCTCAATTGTTGGTCTATACAAGGCTCTCCCAGGGAAAAGCAAGGGCAGTGTTAGTGGTGTCTTCAG GACTGTCCTTATTGCGAATAATGTTTCACTTCTGAACAAAGAGGCAAATGCACCTGTCTATACTCGGGAAGATCTGAAGCGGATGAAAGAAATATCAAGGAGAAATGACACATTTGACTTGCTGGGGAATTCACTTGCTCCATCAATTTATGGCCATATCTGGATAAAGAAGGCAGTTGTACTCTTAATGCTTGGTGGTGTTGAGAAGAATTTGAAGAATGGCACTCACTTGAGAGG AGATATAAACATGATGATGGTGGGAGATCCTTCCGTTGCCAAGTCCCAGCTTCTCAGAGCTGTTATGAACATAGCCCCTTTGGCTATCTCAACAACTGGAAGGGGTTCATCTGGTGTTGGTTTGactgctgctgtcacttctgaCCAAGAGACTG GGGAAAGAAGGCTTGAGGCTGGTGCCATGGTTCTTGCTGATCGTGGTGTTGTCTGCATTGATGAGTTTGATAAGATGAATGATCAAGACCGAGTTGCTATACATGAAGTTATGGAACAGCAAACTGTGACCATTGCCAAGGCAGGAATACATGCATCGCTGAATGCGAGGTGTAGTGTAATTGCTGCAGCAAATCCAATATATGGATCT TATGATCGTTCAATAACACCAACAAAGAACATTGGGCTTCCAGATTCACTGCTCTCTCGTTTTGATTTgctttttattgttcttgatcaaATGGATGCTGAGATCGATCGCCAGATTTCAGAACATGTTGCACGGATGCATAGATACTGTGCTGATGATGGAG GAGCAAGGTCCTTTGATAAAGAAGGATATGCTGAAGAAGATGGTGATGCCAATGCAGCCATATTTGTTAAATATGATAGAATGCTACATGGGCAGGATAGAAGACGGGGCAAGAAGGCCAAACAGGACAGGCTGACCATCAAATTTCTGAAGAAATATATACATTATGCGAAGAATCTTATTCAGCCTAGGCTCACTGATGAG GCATCTGACCATATTGCAACTACCTATGCTGAGCTCAGAGATGGTAGTGCAAATGCAAAG TCTGGTGGAGGTACCCTTCCAATTACTGCCAGGACACTGGAAACAATAATTCGTCTATCTACTGCCCATGCAAAGATGAAACTGAGACATGAG GTTCTGAAAATTGATGTTGAGGCTGCACTGCAAGTTCTGAATTTTGCAATATTCCATAAGGAATTGACTGACATGGAAGACCGTGAGCAGAGAGAGACTGAGAAACAACAAGATGCAGGTGCAGGTGGTGATAATGTAGATGGGCCTGGAGGAGCAAGTGGTGGCAATGCCGACGTCCATGGAAG CTCTGGCAACGACCCAATGGATGTGGATGGAGGCTCAGGCAATGCATCAAATGATCAGGATGTTTCTTCACAGAG AATGGAAGCATTTGAGGCGATTCTTGGACAGCATGTGCTTGCAAATCATGTTGATCAAATGTCCATTGATGAAGTTGAGCAAACAGTCAACAGAGATGCAGCTGTTGCTTACACTAGAGGACAAGTAGAGTTCATCCTGGAG AGGATGCAAGATGCAAACAGGATAATGATTCGGGATGGCATTGTCCGCATCATCTAA